In Ancalomicrobiaceae bacterium S20, the following proteins share a genomic window:
- a CDS encoding globin-coupled sensor protein, with product MSGQNYDITDRLRFLRIGNTEREALRSVWKIIEPHLPTVLAGFYTHVGSEPKLAAKIGSQQGRLISAQSNHWKHLFSGSFDTAYAESIRRIGLTHHRIDLEPRWYIGGYAYVLSSLTEVIIAANRMRPKRAAEQLRAAQLAVMLDMDLAISVYQDVLIEERQRRGEALSNAISDFSSSVRETLEISAGANRSLGDCATRLQDITAATRNQIVGIEGAAETTATNVQAGAAATEELAASIREISAQSSRTAQIARNATGSAEAVSEAVVGLAERAKEIGDVVQLISDIAGQTNLLALNATIEAARAGEAGRGFAVVAQEVKALAEQTAKATTDISGRVTTIQQATHQNVLKIREIAEVVQEISHISTSMAAAVEEQTSVTADIARMVQGTAENTRSVSNNLGALGETIQSTDHAATEVSGARSRLEEQLGRLGQEIERFLSRTNAA from the coding sequence ATGTCCGGACAGAACTACGATATCACCGACCGCTTGCGGTTCCTGCGCATCGGAAACACCGAGCGCGAGGCGTTGCGATCTGTCTGGAAGATCATCGAGCCCCATCTGCCCACCGTGCTGGCCGGCTTCTACACCCATGTCGGATCCGAGCCGAAGCTGGCCGCCAAGATCGGCAGCCAGCAGGGCCGGCTGATCTCCGCCCAGTCGAACCACTGGAAACACCTGTTCAGCGGCAGCTTCGACACGGCCTACGCCGAGAGCATCCGCCGCATCGGCCTGACCCATCACCGCATCGATCTGGAACCGCGCTGGTACATCGGTGGCTACGCCTACGTGCTGTCGTCGCTGACCGAGGTGATCATCGCCGCGAACCGGATGCGGCCGAAGCGGGCGGCCGAGCAGCTGCGCGCCGCGCAGCTCGCCGTCATGCTCGACATGGATCTGGCGATCTCCGTCTATCAGGACGTCCTGATCGAGGAGCGCCAGCGCCGCGGTGAGGCGCTGAGCAACGCCATCAGCGACTTCTCCAGCTCCGTGCGCGAGACCCTCGAGATTTCCGCCGGCGCCAATCGCAGCCTCGGCGATTGCGCCACGCGCCTGCAGGACATCACCGCCGCGACCCGCAACCAGATCGTCGGCATCGAAGGCGCGGCCGAGACCACCGCGACCAACGTTCAGGCCGGCGCCGCCGCGACCGAAGAGCTCGCTGCCTCGATCCGCGAGATCAGCGCCCAGTCGAGCCGCACCGCCCAGATCGCCCGCAACGCCACCGGCAGCGCGGAGGCGGTCAGCGAGGCCGTCGTCGGCCTCGCCGAGCGCGCCAAGGAGATCGGCGACGTCGTGCAGCTGATCTCCGACATCGCCGGCCAGACCAACCTGCTCGCCCTCAACGCCACCATCGAGGCCGCCCGCGCCGGCGAAGCCGGTCGCGGCTTCGCGGTCGTCGCCCAGGAGGTCAAGGCGCTCGCCGAGCAGACCGCCAAGGCGACCACCGACATCTCCGGCCGCGTCACCACCATCCAGCAGGCCACACACCAGAACGTCTTGAAGATCCGCGAGATCGCCGAGGTGGTCCAGGAGATCAGCCATATCTCGACCTCGATGGCCGCCGCCGTCGAGGAGCAGACCTCCGTCACCGCCGATATTGCGCGCATGGTTCAGGGCACGGCTGAGAACACGCGCAGCGTCTCCAACAATCTCGGCGCGCTCGGCGAGACGATCCAGTCGACTGACCATGCCGCGACCGAGGTCTCGGGCGCCCGCTCCCGGCTCGAAGAACAGCTCGGCCGCCTCGGCCAGGAGATCGAGCGCTTCCTGTCACGCACCAACGCCGCCTGA
- a CDS encoding tetratricopeptide repeat protein → MTDLPETHSAADSAAAEAPVVAVAKAAAQADAGPGDVQARLARAADLHRAGDIAGAEAGYVAVLADAPDNADALHLLGVVRRVQGKPDEAVRLMRRAIDLGAETDGVWANYANALRDAGEHEAEVAALDRALALGADPASLTSRLVAALVKAAETLGAAKRKAEALALLQRAAKIRPKSADILDRMLPLLADADRLAGLEVADRSWRLAPDPTRQRNLWELCQWAGAEVAPTRAFLAAHPGRPLLGIAEANALRRDGQGAAAEAVYRKVIATEPNQPFAAGRLAILLLSQGRTEEADRLFRTTDAFGPGRMEAMHFARAFHEDLARRPLPGLPEIVRAPSRVGDTVIFAGCDGSYFDRYASALIHSATVMSGIAPSFHLHVVDPPADIEDRIARWDDMLGNPGIALSVERVGADRFERETRITTYACARFRVLPALMAHYRRPILMLDTDLIVLRDIGDFVRGAREGDIAAVSVDHARFEPWNWYWADVMHFAATPAARTVAARVARYCDHFLEAGLARWFLDQIAITAALHVRLEDEPRVRVIRVPSDVHRLNIEIVDGRDNVPPETVLFWSAHASTVSSAYTLGVPRYADWLLS, encoded by the coding sequence GTGACCGATCTGCCTGAGACCCATTCCGCCGCCGACAGCGCGGCCGCCGAGGCCCCTGTCGTGGCAGTCGCCAAAGCAGCGGCACAGGCCGATGCAGGTCCGGGCGACGTTCAGGCGCGCCTCGCCCGCGCCGCCGACCTGCACCGTGCCGGCGACATCGCCGGCGCCGAAGCGGGCTATGTCGCCGTGCTCGCCGATGCGCCCGACAATGCCGACGCGCTGCACCTGCTCGGCGTCGTCCGCCGCGTCCAGGGCAAGCCCGACGAGGCGGTGCGGCTGATGCGCCGGGCGATCGATCTCGGCGCCGAGACCGATGGTGTGTGGGCGAACTACGCCAATGCCTTGCGCGATGCCGGCGAGCACGAGGCCGAGGTCGCCGCGCTCGACCGGGCTCTGGCACTCGGTGCCGATCCCGCGAGCCTGACCAGCCGCTTGGTCGCGGCCCTGGTCAAAGCGGCCGAGACGCTGGGTGCGGCCAAGCGCAAGGCCGAGGCGCTCGCCCTCCTGCAACGTGCGGCAAAAATCCGGCCGAAGAGCGCCGATATCCTCGATCGCATGCTGCCGCTGCTCGCCGACGCCGACCGGCTCGCCGGGCTCGAGGTCGCCGACCGCTCGTGGCGCCTCGCCCCCGATCCGACCCGGCAGCGCAATCTCTGGGAGCTCTGCCAATGGGCCGGCGCCGAGGTCGCCCCGACCCGCGCCTTCCTCGCCGCCCATCCCGGTCGCCCGCTGCTCGGCATCGCGGAAGCAAATGCGCTGCGCCGCGACGGCCAGGGCGCGGCCGCCGAGGCGGTCTATCGCAAGGTGATCGCGACCGAGCCGAACCAGCCCTTCGCCGCCGGTCGCCTCGCGATCCTGCTGCTGTCACAGGGACGGACCGAGGAGGCCGACCGGCTGTTCCGGACGACCGACGCCTTCGGCCCCGGCCGCATGGAGGCGATGCACTTCGCGCGCGCCTTCCACGAGGATCTGGCGCGCCGCCCCCTGCCCGGCCTGCCCGAGATCGTCCGCGCGCCCTCGCGCGTCGGCGACACGGTGATCTTCGCCGGCTGCGACGGCAGCTATTTCGATCGCTACGCCAGCGCGCTGATCCATTCGGCGACGGTGATGAGCGGCATCGCGCCGTCGTTCCATCTGCACGTCGTCGATCCTCCCGCCGATATCGAGGATCGGATCGCCCGCTGGGACGACATGCTCGGCAATCCGGGCATCGCGCTGTCGGTCGAACGGGTCGGCGCCGACCGGTTCGAGCGCGAGACGCGCATCACGACCTATGCCTGTGCGCGCTTCCGCGTTTTGCCGGCGCTGATGGCCCATTATCGCCGGCCGATCCTGATGCTCGACACCGATCTGATCGTGCTGCGCGACATCGGCGACTTCGTTCGCGGCGCGCGCGAAGGCGACATCGCCGCCGTCTCGGTCGACCATGCGCGCTTCGAGCCGTGGAACTGGTACTGGGCCGACGTCATGCACTTCGCGGCGACGCCGGCCGCGCGCACGGTCGCGGCACGCGTGGCGCGCTACTGCGACCATTTTCTGGAAGCCGGCCTCGCCCGCTGGTTCCTCGACCAGATCGCCATCACCGCCGCCCTGCACGTCCGCCTCGAAGACGAACCTCGCGTGCGCGTCATTCGCGTGCCGAGCGACGTTCACCGGCTGAATATCGAGATCGTGGACGGCAGAGACAACGTCCCGCCGGAAACAGTGCTGTTCTGGTCGGCACATGCCAGCACTGTAAGTAGTGCGTATACGCTTGGCGTGCCACGTTATGCCGACTGGCTACTAAGCTGA